Within the Sporocytophaga myxococcoides DSM 11118 genome, the region AAGATGTGATTGAAAAAATCACAAATATCCATCGTAGTGTTTTAATCATGCAATAAAAGATTTAGAAAGAAAAACTAATTCAACTTAATAATCAGAGGAATAAATACAAAAGTGGTAAGGACCAATATTATAAACCCTTTGTAGAGAGCTTGATACGCCGCTTACATAATCTTAGTTGCCTTCTACATATTTAAGAATGCAATCGAATCTAACATTTGTCTGATTTTCTGGAACTTATAATTTAATAATTTTAACAGTGATTTTGCGGATAGTATTATCACCATTATTCTATCTGATTACAAGTTGTTTATTTTTCTCATGATCTCAAAATATTTAACGTAAAGATTTTCAATACAATACATTAGTTTTCAATTACACATTGTGTATTGCCAGATTCAACCTCTTCATTGGTTTTAACCAAATGCCCAAAACACGGTTTAATATAAGACACATAGGATCAATGAATTAATAATACTTAGGATCAAAAGTCTAGCTTATTTATTTATGTATATAAAAGGATTTGCTAAAGACATTCTCTTTGGAATAGCTGTAGGAGAAGCACTTGGGATACCATTTGAATCTATGGAAAGGATTGATATGTTTAAAAATCCTGTTTTTGATATGGTTGGTTTTAAAGCATATAATCAGCCTTCGGGCACATGGTCACATAGTAGTGCTCTCACTTTTTGTGTGGCTGAATCCATTGCGAATGGTTATGATCTGGAAACAACAGCTACAAATTTTATAAGGTGGAAAAATGAATCTTGTAAGAGTGCGAAAGGATATATTTTTAACAATAACAATTCAACTGTTAGAGCAATATCCAGACTAGAAAAGATAATAAATCAAAGTCAGGAAGGAAATCAATCTTTATTCTCTTACACTTCTGGTATTGACAATAGCAATGGTTCTTTGATGAGAATTCTTCCTTTATTATATGAAATTAGAGTGAAAAATATTAAAATTCAATTTGATATCATTTGGAACAATTCATCACTTACGCATAACCATATCAGGGCTGCCATGTGTTGTATGATTTATTTAAAAGTGGCAGAATACATTTTAAACGGTCATGAAAAATCAGATGCTTATCATCGGACAAGGCTTGA harbors:
- a CDS encoding ADP-ribosylglycohydrolase family protein: MYIKGFAKDILFGIAVGEALGIPFESMERIDMFKNPVFDMVGFKAYNQPSGTWSHSSALTFCVAESIANGYDLETTATNFIRWKNESCKSAKGYIFNNNNSTVRAISRLEKIINQSQEGNQSLFSYTSGIDNSNGSLMRILPLLYEIRVKNIKIQFDIIWNNSSLTHNHIRAAMCCMIYLKVAEYILNGHEKSDAYHRTRLDIKELWDVIGFDKNETKYFERLIQSDISICSIENLRSGDYVIESLETSLWCLLKSDSYKEAVLKSINLGNNTSSIGAITGGLAGLYYGYKSIPDNWIEKLTKRKYIHDLANRLDLMYS